One Streptomyces sp. NBC_01217 genomic region harbors:
- a CDS encoding phosphatase, whose product MLSTGALRAHLLAARLAGPVATTREVSLRSYRLFAARDPRAMLGLAPERCWNEPDLLRLMADKCGVSDDPAHVSGFDVIDPERTLAGLVAFAERLSHAAARRAPVLFGTGHPHRLLGFYAELADAMSSAGCPVLTPAQGRCIDITTRFGVRTRRLDYVGGVAMVCEPGARAPGGDTGAHTHSPLPVRVALEAAAEGRGRLPELVVGDHGWVCGAGQLGIEAIGLADTDDPALFVGEAEGRVSVAVPLDDAVRSAYYRPLTRYVLNRARLSQ is encoded by the coding sequence GCGGCCCGGCTTGCCGGGCCCGTGGCCACGACGAGGGAAGTGAGCCTGCGGAGCTATCGGCTCTTCGCGGCCCGTGACCCGCGGGCGATGCTCGGACTGGCCCCCGAACGGTGCTGGAACGAGCCCGATCTTCTTCGTCTGATGGCCGACAAGTGCGGGGTTTCGGACGATCCTGCTCATGTCTCGGGCTTTGATGTGATCGATCCGGAGCGGACTCTGGCGGGTCTGGTTGCCTTTGCCGAGCGACTGTCGCATGCCGCGGCCCGGCGGGCGCCGGTGCTGTTCGGGACAGGCCATCCGCACCGGCTGCTCGGTTTCTACGCAGAGCTGGCAGACGCCATGTCGTCGGCCGGATGTCCTGTTCTCACCCCCGCGCAGGGGCGATGTATCGACATAACGACCCGGTTCGGCGTACGCACGCGCCGCCTGGACTATGTAGGAGGAGTTGCGATGGTGTGTGAACCCGGCGCGCGGGCTCCGGGTGGTGACACCGGCGCACATACCCATTCGCCACTTCCGGTCCGGGTCGCTCTGGAGGCTGCCGCGGAGGGCCGGGGGCGGCTGCCGGAGCTGGTGGTCGGGGACCACGGATGGGTCTGCGGGGCAGGTCAGCTGGGCATCGAGGCGATCGGGCTCGCGGATACGGATGATCCCGCGCTGTTCGTCGGGGAGGCCGAGGGGCGGGTGTCGGTCGCCGTTCCGCTCGACGACGCCGTCCGGTCCGCCTACTACCGGCCGCTCACGCGCTATGTACTCAATCGGGCGCGTCTGTCACAGTAG
- a CDS encoding DUF5667 domain-containing protein, translated as MIANVSAHRRANAFAQAVEEQSLHGAAAVQPEEPAEQADHGPLLALANGLGELPRPELDPEVKVVQRAQLVAAMEAMFAEGGASSGPTVPEQRTKGAHRASPLRKFRPRSRWTKGLAAGGLTVGVAAGAFGGVAAASSDALPGDSLYGLKRGMEDIQLGMASGDADRGEVYLDQASTRLSEARRLMERTRSGDLDHEQLGEVRRTLNGMTHDATEGHRLLHAAYQRNGAIGPIQTLESFSRSHRGSWSSLRDRLPVQLTDVGEQVSSVFDAIDEEVGPLQSLLPRTPDRSGDSQQSDGSEQGTGSSPTDRSEPSSPDASQGPGDSASPHPSTSGSSPSDGLITGGTDGLLDTPPPGSTPSDDGRISPPSPPDVTLPPLLPGLLPGLGIHGEDLDD; from the coding sequence GTGATCGCAAACGTTTCGGCACACCGGCGGGCGAACGCCTTCGCCCAGGCCGTGGAGGAGCAGTCGCTCCACGGTGCGGCGGCCGTACAGCCCGAGGAACCGGCCGAACAGGCCGACCACGGACCGCTGTTGGCCCTGGCGAACGGCCTCGGCGAGCTACCGCGGCCGGAGTTGGATCCCGAAGTCAAAGTGGTGCAGCGAGCCCAGCTCGTCGCCGCCATGGAGGCCATGTTCGCCGAGGGCGGTGCGTCCTCGGGCCCTACGGTGCCCGAACAGCGGACCAAGGGGGCCCACCGGGCCTCCCCGCTCCGGAAATTCCGTCCGCGTTCACGCTGGACGAAGGGTCTCGCGGCCGGCGGGCTCACCGTCGGTGTGGCCGCGGGAGCCTTCGGCGGAGTGGCCGCTGCCAGTTCCGACGCCCTGCCGGGTGATTCGCTGTACGGGCTCAAGCGCGGCATGGAGGACATCCAGCTCGGCATGGCCAGCGGCGACGCCGACCGGGGCGAGGTCTACCTCGACCAGGCGTCGACCCGGCTCAGCGAAGCCCGCAGGCTGATGGAGCGCACCCGCTCCGGCGATCTGGACCACGAACAGCTCGGCGAGGTCAGGCGCACGCTCAACGGCATGACGCACGACGCCACCGAGGGCCACCGCCTGCTCCACGCCGCCTACCAGCGCAACGGCGCCATCGGCCCGATCCAGACCCTGGAATCCTTCTCCCGCTCGCACCGCGGCAGCTGGAGCAGCCTGCGCGACCGGCTGCCCGTGCAGCTGACCGATGTCGGCGAACAGGTCAGCTCGGTCTTCGACGCCATAGACGAAGAGGTCGGACCGCTGCAGTCGCTGCTGCCCCGCACCCCGGACAGAAGCGGCGATTCACAGCAGTCCGACGGTTCGGAACAGGGCACGGGATCGTCCCCCACGGACCGGTCCGAGCCCTCGTCACCGGACGCCTCACAGGGCCCGGGCGACAGCGCCTCGCCCCACCCGTCGACCTCCGGCAGCAGTCCGTCCGACGGCCTGATCACCGGCGGTACGGACGGACTGCTCGACACCCCGCCGCCGGGCAGCACCCCGTCCGACGACGGCCGGATCAGCCCCCCGTCCCCCCCGGACGTCACACTGCCCCCGCTCCTCCCCGGCCTGCTCCCGGGCCTGGGAATCCACGGCGAGGACCTGGACGACTGA
- a CDS encoding ECF subfamily RNA polymerase sigma factor, BldN family, translating to MYPHVGVDASGLATLRATVADRLRGFVPTAYAVPAFAAPAPVGPCYALAERGAAVGRRSNRGATTTSTVRRPTADSDSARMMDLVERAQAGEADAFGRLYDQYSDTVYRYIYYRVGGKATAEDLTSETFLRALRRISTFTWQGRDFGAWLVTIARNLVADHFKSSRFRLEVTTGEMLDANEVERSPEDSVLESLSNAALLQAVRRLNPQQQECVTLRFLQGLSVAETARVMGKNEGAIKTLQYRAVRTLARLLPDDAR from the coding sequence GTGTACCCACACGTCGGGGTTGACGCCTCGGGCCTGGCTACGCTGCGCGCAACGGTCGCCGACCGCTTGCGCGGCTTCGTCCCCACCGCGTACGCCGTACCCGCATTCGCCGCCCCTGCACCTGTCGGCCCTTGCTACGCCCTGGCCGAACGCGGTGCAGCGGTCGGAAGACGCAGCAACCGCGGCGCAACAACCACGTCCACCGTTCGTCGGCCGACCGCCGACAGCGACAGCGCGCGCATGATGGATCTCGTCGAGCGCGCACAGGCCGGCGAGGCCGACGCCTTCGGCCGCCTCTACGACCAGTACAGCGACACCGTGTACCGCTACATCTACTACCGCGTGGGCGGCAAGGCGACGGCGGAGGACCTCACCAGTGAGACCTTCCTGCGCGCCCTGCGCCGCATCTCCACGTTCACCTGGCAGGGCCGCGACTTCGGCGCCTGGCTGGTCACGATCGCCCGCAACCTCGTCGCCGACCACTTCAAGTCCAGCCGCTTCCGGCTGGAAGTGACCACCGGCGAAATGCTCGACGCCAACGAGGTCGAGCGCAGCCCCGAGGACTCCGTCCTGGAGTCCCTCTCCAACGCCGCACTGCTGCAGGCCGTGCGCCGACTCAACCCCCAGCAGCAGGAATGCGTGACCCTGCGTTTCCTGCAGGGCCTCTCGGTCGCCGAAACCGCCCGGGTCATGGGCAAGAACGAGGGCGCGATCAAGACCCTGCAGTACCGCGCCGTCCGCACCCTGGCCCGGCTCCTTCCGGACGATGCCCGCTGA
- a CDS encoding 30S ribosomal protein bS22 → MGSVIKKRRKRMAKKKHRKLLKRTRVQRRNKK, encoded by the coding sequence GTGGGCTCTGTTATCAAGAAGCGGCGTAAGCGGATGGCCAAGAAGAAGCACCGCAAGCTGCTCAAGCGCACGCGCGTTCAGCGTCGCAACAAGAAGTAG
- a CDS encoding helix-turn-helix domain-containing protein, with translation MAAGSERPLNEVKFLTVAEVASVMRVSKMTVYRLVHSGHLPAIRVGRSFRVPEQAVHEYLRESFVGVESA, from the coding sequence ATGGCTGCTGGCAGCGAGAGGCCTCTCAACGAGGTCAAGTTTCTGACTGTGGCGGAAGTCGCCTCGGTCATGAGGGTGTCGAAGATGACCGTGTACCGCTTGGTGCACAGCGGTCATCTGCCGGCGATCCGGGTGGGCAGGTCCTTCCGGGTTCCGGAGCAAGCGGTTCACGAGTATCTCCGCGAGTCCTTCGTGGGGGTGGAGTCCGCCTGA
- a CDS encoding NAD-dependent epimerase/dehydratase family protein, which translates to MGKVVLVTGAARQLGGRFVRRIQRDPEVDRVIAVDAVAPGHQLGDADFVRADIRQPAIARVLAEHSVDTVVHLDVSAKSVGTGGRTTVKETNVIGTMQLLGACQKAPSVRRLVIKSSTNVYGSAPRDPAVFTETTPPKSLPSGGFAKDVVEVEGYVRGFARRRPDVAVCVLRFANILGPKADSPLADYLSLPVLPTVFGYDPRLQFVHEDDVVDVLGIASREPRRSTLNSGTFNIAGDGVLLLSQCSRRLGRPTMPLLLPAVTWVGQALRTVGMTDFSPEQIRLLTHGRVVSTVQMRETLGFHPEFSTAQTFAEFARSQGPGLLPPEAVGRAVDRLAAMPFARPGGEVPGITGAGDTRPAPSAR; encoded by the coding sequence TTGGGGAAGGTCGTGCTGGTCACCGGAGCGGCCAGGCAGCTGGGCGGCCGCTTCGTGCGGCGCATCCAGCGTGATCCGGAAGTGGACCGGGTGATCGCCGTCGACGCGGTCGCGCCCGGACACCAGCTGGGCGACGCCGACTTCGTCCGCGCGGACATCCGTCAGCCCGCGATCGCCAGAGTCCTCGCCGAGCACTCCGTCGACACGGTCGTCCATCTGGACGTCTCCGCCAAGTCGGTCGGCACGGGCGGCCGGACGACGGTCAAGGAGACCAACGTCATCGGCACCATGCAGCTGCTCGGGGCCTGCCAGAAGGCGCCGAGCGTGCGGCGGCTGGTGATCAAGTCCAGTACGAACGTGTACGGCTCCGCGCCCCGCGATCCGGCGGTCTTCACCGAGACCACCCCGCCCAAGTCCCTGCCGAGCGGGGGCTTCGCCAAGGACGTGGTGGAGGTCGAGGGGTACGTACGGGGCTTCGCCCGCCGCCGGCCGGACGTCGCCGTGTGCGTGCTCAGGTTCGCGAACATCCTGGGGCCCAAGGCCGATTCTCCGCTCGCCGACTATCTGTCGCTGCCCGTGCTGCCGACGGTGTTCGGATACGACCCCCGGCTCCAGTTCGTGCACGAGGACGATGTCGTCGACGTCCTGGGGATCGCCTCGCGCGAACCGAGGCGCTCCACGCTGAACAGCGGCACCTTCAACATCGCGGGGGACGGCGTGCTGCTGCTCTCGCAGTGCTCGCGGCGGCTGGGGCGGCCCACGATGCCGTTGCTGCTGCCCGCCGTCACCTGGGTCGGCCAGGCGCTGCGTACGGTCGGCATGACGGACTTCTCGCCGGAGCAGATCCGGCTGCTCACCCACGGCCGGGTGGTCTCCACCGTGCAGATGCGCGAGACCCTCGGTTTCCACCCGGAGTTCAGTACTGCTCAGACGTTCGCGGAGTTCGCGCGCAGTCAGGGGCCGGGACTGCTGCCGCCCGAGGCGGTGGGCAGGGCGGTCGACCGGCTGGCCGCGATGCCGTTCGCCCGGCCGGGTGGCGAAGTCCCGGGGATCACCGGGGCGGGCGACACACGCCCGGCCCCCAGCGCCAGGTAG
- a CDS encoding lysophospholipid acyltransferase family protein, giving the protein MADAKVIPFDDDRSRSGGSSRSARRRSAGGGSSRGQGPAAASVVGTAAVSALPGQQDASLPQEEPQQAGQPLEGAGSGGWDRRIAGGLAFLRRRVTGEYEVDEFGYDKELTDQVLMSMLRPVYEKYFRVEVKGIENIPSEGGALIVSNHSGTLPLDGLMLQVAVHDNHPAGRHLRLLAADLVFMLPVVNELARKAGHTLACAEDAERLLRQGEVVGVMPEGFKGIGKPFGERYKLQRFGRGGFVSTALRAGVPIVPCSIVGAEEIYPMIGNSKTLARLLGFPYFPITPTFPWLGPLGAVPLPTKWTIQFGEPISTSGYPVEAAEDPMLMFNLTDQVREQIQHTLYKLLVQRRSVFF; this is encoded by the coding sequence ATGGCGGATGCCAAGGTCATTCCGTTCGACGACGACCGTTCGCGGTCGGGCGGCTCATCGCGCTCCGCGCGACGCCGGTCCGCGGGGGGCGGCAGCAGCCGGGGCCAGGGGCCCGCGGCGGCCTCTGTGGTCGGGACTGCGGCCGTCAGCGCGCTTCCCGGGCAGCAGGACGCCTCGCTGCCGCAGGAGGAGCCCCAGCAGGCCGGGCAGCCCCTGGAGGGGGCCGGGAGCGGCGGCTGGGACCGGCGGATCGCGGGCGGGCTCGCGTTCCTGCGGCGGCGGGTCACCGGTGAGTACGAGGTCGACGAGTTCGGATACGACAAGGAGCTGACCGATCAGGTCCTGATGTCGATGCTGCGGCCGGTGTACGAGAAGTACTTCCGGGTCGAGGTGAAGGGCATCGAGAACATTCCGTCCGAGGGCGGGGCTCTCATCGTGTCCAACCACTCGGGGACGCTGCCGCTGGACGGGCTGATGCTCCAGGTCGCCGTGCACGACAACCATCCGGCGGGGCGGCATCTGCGGCTGCTCGCCGCCGATCTCGTCTTCATGCTGCCGGTGGTCAACGAGCTTGCCCGCAAGGCCGGTCACACACTGGCCTGCGCGGAGGACGCGGAGCGGCTGCTGCGGCAAGGCGAGGTCGTCGGCGTGATGCCGGAGGGCTTCAAGGGCATCGGCAAGCCGTTCGGCGAGCGGTACAAGCTGCAGCGCTTCGGGCGGGGCGGCTTCGTCTCCACGGCGCTGCGGGCCGGGGTGCCGATCGTTCCGTGCTCGATCGTGGGGGCGGAGGAGATCTACCCGATGATCGGCAACTCGAAGACGCTGGCGCGGCTGCTGGGCTTTCCGTACTTCCCGATCACGCCGACGTTTCCCTGGCTGGGGCCGCTCGGGGCGGTGCCGTTGCCGACGAAGTGGACGATTCAGTTCGGGGAGCCGATTTCCACGAGTGGGTATCCGGTGGAGGCGGCGGAGGATCCGATGCTGATGTTCAATCTGACGGATCAGGTGCGGGAGCAGATTCAGCACACGCTGTACAAGTTGCTGGTGCAGCGGAGGTCGGTGTTCTTCTGA